In the Drosophila gunungcola strain Sukarami unplaced genomic scaffold, Dgunungcola_SK_2 000001F, whole genome shotgun sequence genome, one interval contains:
- the LOC128261489 gene encoding probable zinc transporter protein DDB_G0283629 isoform X1: MSKKSLKEQNGHSKDKDSEEENEEDLHEAIKEMVKTPDIDESPGTSRRRSEWQDRPEEGKHSKMSTRKVIPKEQAEQGSQTGENREKAKSSRPEQTKLESEESWATLLIKRFSWTKDSKTVTVPPESDLVKRDEANPTTNIQLKDVSENRKNFKKNETANIKSSTESSNESLVRTDHYGFSQSKTGETKSNQKQISDGESGEESAKFLEKLRKIEEASKPKSWRRPKPIVIQPKQVSATTKMKADEVEAKPHPDNEEKHKYINILNVPFCRNLNYAAENETINQPTFNQTPEDVDTTTIDPQTRPQKTEEMNAEIPEKNSAEKTLENSEQKKHANSDSQRTLTITGHSHITTKWQDHCHFKKSQHTGVDKPARRKLIIACILCFVFMIVEIVGGVVSNSLAIATDAAHLLTDLASFLISLFALYLAGRPSSERLNFGWYRAEVIGAMISVFFIWVITGILVYMAIMRWVNQEFDLEAKIMLITSALAILFNIIMAVHLSHGHSHFTPGKFKRSEAIESQQVKEADLGSQKGLILMGRSVSAQFPVKVEQNINVRAALIHVIGDLIQSIGVFVAALIIYFEPKWAFMDSVCTFVFSVLVLVVTFKILKDVLMVLMEATPDYMDYEEVKRTFLSIPGVEHVHNLRIWALSINKIALSAHLAISKDADPQLILEEATTLIHKRYRFFESTIQIEEFSPDMKNCEQCSRPSVKTEDRRPSDLEEGVGGGDRKKDPENG; encoded by the exons ATGAGCAAGAAATCACTGAAGGAACAAAATGGTCATTCAAAAGATAAAGATTCTGAGGAGGAAAATGAAGAGGACTTGCATGAGGCGATAAAGGAAATGGTCAAGACTCCCGATATAGACGAAAGTCCGGGGACGAGTAGACGTCGCTCCGAGTGGCAGGATCGTCCAGAAGAAGGTAAACATAGCAAAATGTCAACCCGAAAAGTGATACCAAAAGAGCAAGCCGAGCAGGGTTCGCAAACGGGTGAGAATCGTGAAAAAGCTAAATCATCAAGGCCTGAACAAACAAAACTAGAAAGTGAAGAAAGTTGGGCTACTCTGCTCATAAAAAGGTTTTCCTGGACAAAGGACTCAAAAACTGTAACCGTTCCGCCCGAAAGTGATTTAGTTAAAAGGGACGAGGCAAATCCTACTACAAACATTCAATTAAAGGATGTCtcagaaaatagaaaaaactttaaaaagaaTGAAACGGCAAATATAAAATCTTCGACAGAAAGTTCAAATGAAAGTCTCGTACGAACAGATCATTATGGTTTTTCACAATCAAAAACTGGAGAAACAAAATccaatcaaaaacaaataagtgaTGGCGAATCAGGGGAAGAATCGGCTAAGTTTCTTGAGaaattgcgaaaaattgaGGAAGCCTCCAAGCCCAAATCTTGGAGAAGACCAAAACCAATTGTCATACAACCCAAACAGGTTTCTGCCACCACTAAAATGAAAGCGGATGAAGTGGAGGCGAAGCCACATCCGGATAATGAAGAAAAGCATaagtacataaatattttaaatgttccatTTTGTCGTAATCTTAATTATGCAGCAGAAAATGAGACGATCAATCAACCGACATTCAATCAAACACCTGAAGATGTAGATACGACGACAATAGACCCTCAAACAAGACCACAAAAAACTGAAGAAATGAACGCGGAAATACCTGAAAAAAACAGTGCAGAAAAGACTTTAGAGAATTCCGAGCAAAAAAAGCATGCTAATAGCGATTCGCAAAGAACTCTCACAATTACGGGGCACTCGCATATTACCACGAAATGGCAAGACCACTGCCACTTCAAGAAATCGCAACACACTGGAGTGGATAAGCCCGCCAGACGCAAGCTTATAATCGCCTGCATTCTGTGTTTCGTTTTCATGATTGTCGAGATTGTCGGAGGCGTTGTTTCCAATAGTCTGGCCATCGCCACGGATGCTGCCCATTTGCTAACGGATCTGGCCTCGTTCCTCATCTCTCTGTTCGCCTTGTATCTGGCTGGCAGGCCCTCGTCAGAGCGGCTCAACTTTGGATGGTATCGGGCGGAGGTCATCGGAGCCATGATATCCGTATTTTTTATCTGGGTAATCACAG GCATCCTTGTGTATATGGCCATTATGCGGTGGGTAAACCAAGAGTTCGATCTGGAGGCCAAAATTATGCTGATCACCTCGGCGTTGGCCatattatttaacataatAATGGCAGTGCACTTAAGCCACGGGCACTCGCATTTTACTCCGGGCAAGTTCAAGCGGTCAGAGGCAATTGAGTCGCAGCAAGTGAAAGAAGCTGACTTGGGCTCTCAAAAGGGTCTCATATTGATGGGAAGGTCGGTGTCTGCCCAATTCCCCGTGAAGGTTGAACAAAATATCAATGTGCGGGCGGCATTGATCCATGTGATAGGGGATCTTATTCAGAGCATTGGGGTTTTTGTGGCCGCATTGATTATATACTTTGAGCCGAAATGGGCGTTTATGGACTCCGTGTGCACGTTCGTCTTCTCAGTGCTGGTTCTTGTAGTcacattcaaaatattaaaggaCGTACTCATGGTCCTGATGGAGGCCACGCCGGACTACATGGACTACGAGGAAGTGAAGCGAACATTTCTCTCCATTCCGGGTGTAGAGCATGTCCATAACCTGAGGATTTGGGCCCTGTCCATCAATAAGATTGCTTTGTCCGCCCATTTGGCCATCTCCAAGGACGCCGATCCCCAGCTGATCCTCGAGGAGGCCACCACCCTCATACACAAGAGGTACAGATTCTTCGAGTCCACCATCCAGATTGAGGAGTTTTCGCCGGATATGAAGAACTGCGAGCAGTGCTCGCGTCCTTCGGTTAAAACGGAAGATCGAAGGCCATCGGACTTGGAAGAAGGCGTAGGCGGTGGTGACCGGAAAAAGGATCCGGAAAATggttaa
- the LOC128261489 gene encoding proton-coupled zinc antiporter SLC30A2 isoform X2, with translation MAIMRWVNQEFDLEAKIMLITSALAILFNIIMAVHLSHGHSHFTPGKFKRSEAIESQQVKEADLGSQKGLILMGRSVSAQFPVKVEQNINVRAALIHVIGDLIQSIGVFVAALIIYFEPKWAFMDSVCTFVFSVLVLVVTFKILKDVLMVLMEATPDYMDYEEVKRTFLSIPGVEHVHNLRIWALSINKIALSAHLAISKDADPQLILEEATTLIHKRYRFFESTIQIEEFSPDMKNCEQCSRPSVKTEDRRPSDLEEGVGGGDRKKDPENG, from the coding sequence ATGGCCATTATGCGGTGGGTAAACCAAGAGTTCGATCTGGAGGCCAAAATTATGCTGATCACCTCGGCGTTGGCCatattatttaacataatAATGGCAGTGCACTTAAGCCACGGGCACTCGCATTTTACTCCGGGCAAGTTCAAGCGGTCAGAGGCAATTGAGTCGCAGCAAGTGAAAGAAGCTGACTTGGGCTCTCAAAAGGGTCTCATATTGATGGGAAGGTCGGTGTCTGCCCAATTCCCCGTGAAGGTTGAACAAAATATCAATGTGCGGGCGGCATTGATCCATGTGATAGGGGATCTTATTCAGAGCATTGGGGTTTTTGTGGCCGCATTGATTATATACTTTGAGCCGAAATGGGCGTTTATGGACTCCGTGTGCACGTTCGTCTTCTCAGTGCTGGTTCTTGTAGTcacattcaaaatattaaaggaCGTACTCATGGTCCTGATGGAGGCCACGCCGGACTACATGGACTACGAGGAAGTGAAGCGAACATTTCTCTCCATTCCGGGTGTAGAGCATGTCCATAACCTGAGGATTTGGGCCCTGTCCATCAATAAGATTGCTTTGTCCGCCCATTTGGCCATCTCCAAGGACGCCGATCCCCAGCTGATCCTCGAGGAGGCCACCACCCTCATACACAAGAGGTACAGATTCTTCGAGTCCACCATCCAGATTGAGGAGTTTTCGCCGGATATGAAGAACTGCGAGCAGTGCTCGCGTCCTTCGGTTAAAACGGAAGATCGAAGGCCATCGGACTTGGAAGAAGGCGTAGGCGGTGGTGACCGGAAAAAGGATCCGGAAAATggttaa
- the LOC128261497 gene encoding phenoloxidase-activating factor 2-like yields the protein MRRLQEILSILCLLLATYQVLGNNCLNFRGHSCVPRHRCPHYMGFTTLIQGNYGCPSTNICCRNQNIYSYRSDVVSNEAVSPDCGWVNSRGVTFAIDDLVDLAQEAEFPWMVALLEVNGKYVAGGALISSDLVITARHVTHNYNANQLIVRAGEWDFETKTEQLSHVDARIRLIVRHPDYIEETGANNVALLFLETPLRLTRHINPICLPAEDWHFDNSRCIFSGWGHQSFSEYRYMNILKKMEFQVVPGEMCQDQIWPNYSNRFQLDNSLMCAVGRRTLGGGMVGSPLACRLQNDPQRYELAGIFNFAFNSKIPVVYTNVAKLRSWILLEALTNIFSDREQTQINARNNV from the exons ATGCGTCGTCTGCAAGAAATACTTTCAATCCTGTGTCTTCTCCTGGCCACTTACCAAGTTCTTGGAAATAATTGCCTTAACTTTCGAGGCCACAGTTGCGTACCGCGTCATAGGTGCCCGCATTATATGGGTTTCACAACTCTAATACAAGGCAACTATGGATGCCCATCCACGAATATCTGCTGTcgcaatcaaaatatatat TCTTACAGGTCAGACGTGGTCAGCAATGAGGCGGTGAGCCCCGATTGCGGATGGGTCAACAGCAGAGGCGTGACCTTCGCCATAGATGATCTAGTAGACCTGGCCCAGGAGGCCGAGTTCCCATGGATGGTGGCTTTGCTCGAAGTAAATGGCAAATATGTAGCTGGCGGCGCCCTGATCTCTTCCGATTTGGTCATAACGGCCAGACACGTAACCCATAACTATAACGCAAACCAGCTAATTGTGCGGGCTGGCGAATGGGATTTTGAAACGAAAACCGAGCAACTGTCTCATGTTGACGCTCGCATCCGGTTGATTGTTCGTCATCCTGATTATATCGAAGAAACCGGAGCCAATAATGTCGCTCTTCTGTTCCTTGAAACACCGCTACGACTCACAAGGCACATTAACCCAATCTGCCTGCCGGCGGAGGATTGGCACTTTGATAACTCCCGCTGCATCTTCAGTGGGTGGGGCCACCAGTCTTTTAGCGAATACAGATACatgaacattttaaagaagATGGAGTTCCAGGTGGTTCCCGGCGAAATGTGCCAGGACCAAATTTGGCCGAATTACTCAAACCGTTTCCAGCTCGACAACAGCCTGATGTGCGCGGTTGGGAGACGTACATTAGGCGGTGGCATGGTTGGTTCTCCGCTGGCCTGTCGCCTTCAAAATGATCCCCAGCGGTACGAGCTGGCCGGCATTTTCAACTTTGCCTTTAACAGCAAAATCCCAGTCGTTTATACCAATGTTGCCAAACTTCGAAGTTGGATTCTCCTGGAGGCCCTAACAAATATCTTTTCAGATAGGGAACAAACGCAAATTAACGCGAGAAATAACGTTTAG
- the LOC128261509 gene encoding probable G-protein coupled receptor CG31760, which yields MITLKGEQPGSEEAALIAQFRRLFAPILDDSLNLYYQLNDLDDAEHVRIHQTVAQMHELTSSEEETMVTQVNSPSPPVEVELLLPLSSNTSTASSSLFAIHTPSPAHPSGLLLIPQNLESPMLSCSDAITITEQVQLHNPPYHLQVLEDENNTSCSLSSNLTDSKTLDGRTPIVV from the coding sequence ATGATTACCCTGAAGGGAGAGCAGCCAGGATCCGAGGAGGCGGCCTTGATCGCCCAGTTTCGCCGCCTCTTTGCGCCCATTTTGGATGACAGTTTGAATCTGTACTACCAACTCAACGATTTGGATGACGCGGAGCACGTGAGGATTCATCAAACGGTGGCCCAGATGCATGAGCTGACCAGCAGCGAGGAGGAGACGATGGTGACCCAGGTGAACAGCCCATCGCCGCCAGTGGAGGTGGAGCTACTGCTGCCACTTTCCAGCAACACATCCACGGCCAGTAGCTCCCTCTTTGCGATCCACACCCCATCACCGGCTCATCCTAGCGGTCTGCTCTTGATACCCCAGAACTTGGAGTCACCAATGCTGTCCTGCAGTGATGCCATCACGATCACCGAGCAGGTGCAGCTGCATAATCCTCCGTACCATCTGCAGGTCCTCGAGGACGAGAACAACACATCCTGTTCGCTGTCATCGAATCTGACGGATAGCAAAACCCTGGATGGTCGTACCCCCATTGTGGTGTAG
- the LOC128261510 gene encoding uncharacterized protein LOC128261510 isoform X1, with translation MLRQELLDEEFECLRRIALAICQTLGRPKDREICRSTLEELVRFHQSPSIRIKENVHNFMVFYLKVLRWTQKNQPLDLYRQWYGQNLGNDWKDASLAADSTGEVRVWLEEGKSFYAMKTFEDGSTTVFTAVTKDPRAGWSEYGLRTLMETQTGCALSQSDKY, from the exons ATGTTGAGGCAGGAGCTGCTGGACGAGGAGTTCGAGTGCCTGCGTCGAATTGCACTGGCCATTTGCCAGACCCTCGGAAGGCCAAAGGATCGTGAGATATGCAGGAGCACCCTGGAGGAGCTGGTCAGGTTCCATCAGAGTCCATCGATCAGGATCAAGGAGAATGTGCACAATTTCATGGTGTTCTATCTGAAAGTGCTAAGATGGACCCAAAAGAATCAGCCCCTGGATTTATATAGGCAATGG TATGGACAAAATCTCGGTAACGATTGGAAGGATGCATCATTGGCTGCCGATTCTACTGGTGAAGTGCGAGTTTGGTTGGAGGAGGGAAAGTCCTTTTATGCCATGAAAACATTTGAGGATGGCTCCACCACCGTTTTTACCGCAGTAACCAAAGATCCGAGGGCCGGTTGGTCAGAATATGGCCTGAGAACATTGATGGAAACGCAAACTGGTTGTGCTCTTAGCCAAAGTGATAAATACTGA
- the LOC128261510 gene encoding uncharacterized protein LOC128261510 isoform X2: MLRQELLDEEFECLRRIALAICQTLGRPKDREICRSTLEELVRFHQSPSIRIKENVHNFMVFYLKVLRWTQKNQPLDLYRQWVRCIIGCRFYW, translated from the exons ATGTTGAGGCAGGAGCTGCTGGACGAGGAGTTCGAGTGCCTGCGTCGAATTGCACTGGCCATTTGCCAGACCCTCGGAAGGCCAAAGGATCGTGAGATATGCAGGAGCACCCTGGAGGAGCTGGTCAGGTTCCATCAGAGTCCATCGATCAGGATCAAGGAGAATGTGCACAATTTCATGGTGTTCTATCTGAAAGTGCTAAGATGGACCCAAAAGAATCAGCCCCTGGATTTATATAGGCAATGGGTGA GATGCATCATTGGCTGCCGATTCTACTGGTGA
- the LOC128261511 gene encoding uncharacterized protein LOC128261511, with protein MTSLTRCAFLLLTLAICGSLAIRCFQCSSDQDRKGHDSCGAYKRFNRTEHISIECNSDESHMPGSFCMKVVQQGPRGFIWDGRWRQVIRRCASVSDTGVTGVCNWGVYENGVYWEECYCSSDSCNGSSLIQMHGSLQLLLGFLLIGAISRIIRS; from the exons ATGACCTCCCTGACCCGCTGCGCTTTCCTGCTCCTCACGCTGGCCATCTGCG GCAGCCTGGCCATTCGGTGCTTCCAGTGCTCCTCGGACCAGGACCGCAAAGGACACGACAGCTGCGGCGCCTACAAGCGATTCAACCGCACGGAGCACATCTCCATTGAGTGCAACAGCGACGAGAGCCACATGCCAGGATCCTTCTGCATGAAGGTCGTGCAGCAGGGTCCGAGGGGATTTATCT GGGACGGTCGGTGGCGTCAGGTCATCCGACGGTGTGCCTCCGTTTCCGATACCGGAGTGACAGGCGTCTGTAACTGGGGCGTCTACGAGAACGGCGTTTACTGGGAAGAGTGCTACTGCTCCAGCGACAGCTGCAATGGCTCCAGTCTTATCCAAATGCACGGATCTCTGCAGCTTCTGTTGGGTTTCCTGCTAATTGGCGCCATCTCCAGGATCATCAGAAGTTAA
- the LOC128261512 gene encoding uncharacterized protein LOC128261512: MKSLEKCVLAVLVLCCLLQIGQAIKCWDCRSDNDPKCGDPFDNSTLAITDCQQAPELEHLKGVRPTMCRKIRQKVHGEWRYFRSCAYMGEPGIEGDERFCLMRTGSYNIFMEFCTCNSKDGCNSAGVHRLGWMAVLSGTLVSVLVAHLLRQ, from the exons ATGAAATCCCTGGAAAAATGTGTGCTGGCCGTGCTTGTGCTCTGCTGTCTGCTGCAAATAG GCCAGGCGATCAAATGCTGGGATTGCCGCAGCGATAACGACCCAAAATGCGGGGATCCCTTCGACAACAGCACCCTGGCGATCACGGACTGCCAACAGGCGCCGGAACTGGAGCACTTGAAGGGCGTGCGGCCGACGATGTGCCGCAAGATCCGGCAGAAGGTGCACGGGGAGTGGCGCTACTTCCGCAGCTGCGCCTACATGGGCGAGCCCGGAATCGAGGGCGACGAACGCTTCTGTCTGATGCGCACCGGCAGCTACAACATCTTCATGGAGTTCTGCACGTGCAACAGCAAGGACGGCTGCAATTCGGCGGGAGTTCATCGCCTGGGCTGGATGGCAGTCCTTTCCGGAACACTCGTTTCCGTGCTTGTGGCGCATCTGCTGCGGCAATAG